From the Clostridium sp. Marseille-P299 genome, one window contains:
- a CDS encoding GntR family transcriptional regulator, whose product MIVDFSSLKLNDLTPIYTQIIRFVKMGIVSKQVSTGDVLPSRRLLSSMLNVNPNTIQKAYREMEEEGLIISYPGSKSLLTFDDKKAKSIKEELINLETTHYIEAVKGMGIELLEAIKLLEGLW is encoded by the coding sequence TTGATTGTCGATTTTTCGAGTCTAAAATTGAATGATTTGACACCGATATATACACAGATCATTCGATTTGTAAAAATGGGTATTGTATCAAAACAAGTAAGTACAGGGGATGTATTACCATCAAGAAGGTTACTCTCATCGATGCTAAATGTGAATCCAAATACAATCCAAAAAGCGTATCGAGAAATGGAAGAAGAAGGACTAATTATCTCTTACCCAGGATCAAAAAGTTTATTGACGTTTGATGATAAAAAAGCGAAATCTATAAAAGAGGAGTTAATAAACTTAGAAACGACACATTATATTGAAGCCGTAAAGGGGATGGGAATAGAGCTTTTAGAAGCGATAAAGCTTTTAGAAGGATTATGGTAG
- a CDS encoding tetratricopeptide repeat protein, producing MLNIKCDPEKYLELIDKQEKRYQKNKSGMNYLAINRSVGHLLLGDIFTAKEYLMEVDTSCLSERNMSYLIYTIDLILCHYMLGEIEQAERLYETNMVRLSPLGKRYRIIVDLLIGERYYFLGKYSLSYEYLSKIPKYDLNKRQYLSVLYTLAKIDVMNGDIEQAVIKLQKVVKHGNKLYIVNESQEMLENLITE from the coding sequence ATGTTAAACATTAAGTGTGATCCAGAAAAGTATCTAGAATTAATTGATAAGCAAGAAAAACGATATCAAAAAAACAAAAGTGGTATGAATTATTTAGCTATAAACCGCTCTGTTGGGCACCTGTTACTAGGAGATATTTTTACAGCAAAAGAGTATTTAATGGAGGTAGATACTTCATGTTTATCGGAGAGAAATATGTCCTACTTGATATATACAATCGATCTTATTCTATGTCATTATATGCTTGGAGAAATTGAACAAGCTGAAAGGTTGTATGAAACTAATATGGTACGCTTATCACCTTTGGGCAAAAGGTATAGAATCATAGTTGATCTTTTAATTGGAGAAAGATATTATTTTTTAGGCAAATACAGCTTAAGTTATGAATACTTAAGTAAAATACCAAAATACGATTTAAACAAAAGACAATACTTAAGTGTGCTTTATACATTAGCAAAAATAGATGTTATGAATGGTGATATTGAGCAGGCAGTAATAAAATTACAAAAGGTTGTAAAACATGGTAATAAGCTGTATATAGTAAATGAATCTCAGGAAATGTTAGAAAACTTAATAACAGAATAA
- a CDS encoding DUF6179 domain-containing protein: protein MQYEIEDLLPLVEKLAVKYTSGDSSSVSYETARMLMEAVIYCIDESVNQEKFDQETNVVLDLENKRNAADAYKKGYEIVLNKVLRAKKIYERLIENFDDYGCRHYKDTIIKGMPEFFIWYDAKFKPQDHLLTLDYPTMLGNSNKSGVDLILEYLTEIEAEKKLLDFFDRQHVIKLLERVQIDYQLLYLDNICYLVLLNVVGCVIADQPVHKLELNTSDCKEIEFYFKDDDMEQAQIKVKSILTMVCRKLNLEVSQFFLESVSNEFAARIWYGIQNKALEGVFHINSPSVI, encoded by the coding sequence ATGCAATACGAAATTGAAGATTTATTACCTTTAGTTGAAAAGCTTGCAGTGAAATATACTTCGGGTGATAGTAGTTCGGTGTCTTATGAAACTGCACGAATGCTGATGGAAGCAGTAATTTATTGTATTGATGAAAGTGTTAATCAAGAGAAGTTTGATCAGGAGACCAATGTCGTATTGGATTTGGAGAATAAACGAAATGCAGCAGATGCCTATAAAAAAGGATACGAAATTGTACTTAATAAGGTGCTGAGAGCAAAGAAAATATATGAGAGGCTGATTGAAAATTTCGATGATTATGGCTGTAGACATTATAAAGATACGATAATTAAAGGAATGCCGGAGTTTTTTATTTGGTATGATGCAAAATTTAAACCTCAAGACCACTTGCTTACATTAGATTATCCTACAATGTTAGGTAATTCAAATAAAAGTGGGGTAGACTTGATACTTGAATATCTAACTGAGATTGAAGCAGAGAAGAAGCTTCTAGATTTTTTTGACAGACAGCATGTGATAAAGTTACTTGAACGTGTTCAGATAGATTACCAATTATTATATTTAGATAACATATGTTATCTTGTTCTGTTAAATGTAGTTGGCTGTGTAATAGCAGATCAACCAGTCCATAAATTAGAATTAAATACAAGTGATTGCAAAGAAATTGAATTTTATTTTAAAGATGATGATATGGAACAAGCTCAAATTAAGGTTAAGAGTATTCTTACTATGGTTTGTCGTAAGCTAAACCTTGAAGTTTCTCAGTTTTTCTTAGAAAGTGTTAGTAATGAGTTTGCAGCGAGAATCTGGTATGGAATACAAAATAAAGCTTTAGAGGGAGTATTTCATATCAATTCACCTTCAGTTATATAA
- a CDS encoding ATP-binding cassette domain-containing protein — translation MLELKELYKVYYTKVALNRVSLTFQPGEIVGLLGENGAGKSTLMKSVFNFTSLNYGQVLLDGEKITPKNIERLSFATCEHSFFGGLTAKEHKEFYQMQFPRFREKRFNSLMEFFQLPTKEKIRTFSTGQKNQFEVCLALSQGADYIFMDEPFAGNDIFNREDFYKVLLGILEPEECLVLSTHLLEEIKHFIGRAILLKKGDCIGDVLISDLEEEGIDLIDYVKQQYSYQASRVADTLFKNLE, via the coding sequence ATGTTAGAATTAAAGGAACTCTATAAAGTTTATTATACAAAAGTAGCATTAAATCGGGTATCATTAACATTTCAGCCGGGTGAAATTGTTGGGTTATTAGGAGAGAATGGTGCTGGAAAATCTACGTTAATGAAGTCAGTATTTAATTTTACTTCGCTAAACTATGGGCAGGTGCTTTTAGATGGCGAAAAAATAACACCGAAGAATATAGAACGTTTATCATTTGCAACTTGTGAACATTCTTTTTTTGGAGGTCTTACGGCAAAGGAACATAAGGAATTTTATCAGATGCAATTTCCAAGATTTCGTGAGAAACGATTTAATTCATTGATGGAATTCTTTCAATTACCAACGAAAGAGAAAATTCGTACTTTCTCAACGGGCCAAAAGAATCAATTTGAAGTGTGTCTTGCGCTATCGCAAGGAGCAGATTATATCTTTATGGATGAGCCGTTTGCTGGGAATGATATATTTAATCGAGAAGATTTTTATAAAGTTTTGTTGGGTATTTTAGAACCGGAAGAATGTTTGGTATTATCTACACATTTACTTGAAGAAATTAAACATTTTATTGGAAGAGCAATCCTTTTAAAAAAAGGAGATTGTATTGGAGATGTATTAATTAGTGATTTAGAAGAAGAGGGAATTGATTTAATTGATTATGTAAAACAACAGTATAGTTATCAGGCGAGTCGTGTTGCGGATACACTGTTTAAGAACTTAGAGTGA
- a CDS encoding DUF6323 family protein, which produces MEDNIFELLQLKKHQNELATLILSNEKTEKYGLSLTEEDAKELIVCRDESLKKYQRVELGTSILDKLIYTFCDSSYITQDNYIESLERLQEIFYEYKNESEDNLTDEELLSYMREQFDGVCTGDTEYLEGTCLEIFSKAIRAGYEGYKETGGYGEYGQFDEVPRWDKEVYLDVLSELFW; this is translated from the coding sequence ATGGAAGATAATATTTTTGAATTATTACAACTAAAAAAGCATCAAAACGAGTTGGCTACATTGATTCTTAGTAATGAAAAAACAGAGAAATATGGTTTAAGTCTAACAGAAGAAGATGCAAAAGAGCTTATTGTATGTAGAGATGAAAGTCTTAAAAAGTATCAAAGAGTAGAATTAGGAACTAGTATTCTTGATAAGTTAATATATACATTTTGTGATTCATCTTATATCACTCAAGATAATTATATTGAGTCGTTAGAGCGATTACAAGAAATATTTTATGAATACAAAAATGAATCGGAAGATAATTTAACCGATGAGGAATTATTATCCTATATGAGGGAACAGTTTGATGGTGTATGTACGGGAGATACTGAATATCTTGAAGGAACTTGTTTGGAAATATTCTCAAAGGCAATACGAGCTGGATATGAGGGATATAAAGAAACTGGTGGGTATGGAGAATATGGTCAATTTGATGAAGTGCCAAGATGGGATAAGGAAGTGTACCTTGATGTATTAAGTGAATTATTTTGGTAA